The sequence below is a genomic window from Takifugu flavidus isolate HTHZ2018 chromosome 11, ASM371156v2, whole genome shotgun sequence.
TCACCGTGTTCTGACGGATAAATAACAGTCGTCTGTGGCAGCACCGATTGTGTGGGCTGGTGGACATCGCAGGCCAACGGGAGGTGTTTGCTGGGAACACAACACACTTTttctgctatttttattttttgtgcacTGAGCAGCTGCACACATGCATGGGAGACCTGCTAGTTGCtatgtgaacccccccccccccccccccgggtctCGGTGCTAATGGAAGAATAAACTCATTACACCGTTGCTATGAAATCATCATAAAATTTACAACACTTAGCTTGAGGTGGGTGCACAAGGTTGTGCCGTTGCGGCTATCTCCAATTAAATTCCTACGATCGGCTTTAACCCAGTATCTGATTATATTTAATTGCTTCCCAGCCCGAGAAAGTAGTgaaacacaattttttttacCAGTGTTTTGTGGGCGAGTGCCGATTCTACCCTCACCTCACACTCTGAGGTGTGGTATGACATCGCGTCCCTTTGTTGCAGCCACCCGGGCAACGCGGAAGTGGAGCCGAGAGGGCCAGCGAGGACATCGCCACCATGTTGGAGGAGGACATGGAAGTGGCCATCAAGGTGGTCGTGGTCGGCAACGGAGCCGTGGGCAAGTCCAGCATGATCCAGCGCTACTGCAAGGGCATCTTCACAAAAGACTACAAGAAGACCATCGGCGTGGACTTCCTGGAGCGGCAGATCGCGTAAGCAGCTGCTTTCTCACCCAGTCAGACCGTATTTCGTGCAGCCGCAGTTCCAGATGTTACCATAAGGGGGAGAATGTCTGCTGAGTGTGACCAGGGAACGTTGCCGCTCATCGTTGCAGTGTCAACGACGAGGAGGTGCGGCTGATGCTGTGGGACACCGCCGGGCAGGAGGAGTTTGACGCCATTACCAAGGCCTACTACCGCGGTGAGACATCTGTAGCACCTCTAGCCTCGGTCTCTAACTGAGATTTGGCTCTCGTAGGTTCAGTAGATCAGCTGTTGTCTGACATTCCAGGAGCCCAAGCGTGCGTGCTGGTCTTCTCCACCACAGACAGGGAGTCGTTTCAGGCTATTGACAGCTGGAGGGAGAAGGTCGAGGCCGAGGTGGGAGACGTTCCCACCGTCCTGGTGCAGAACAAAATCGACCTGCTGGAAGAGACCGTGATAAAGAGGTGCGCCAGCGTTCCCCTTCGTTATTCCTAAATCCATAACGGAGCAGATGGTGAAGGGGTGAATTTCTCCCCTTGTTGCAGCGAGGAGGCGGAGGCCTTGGCCAAGCGGCTGAAGCTGAGATTTTACCGAGCTTCGGTAAAAGAGGACCTGAACGTCAACGAGGGTGAGTCGGCGGAAAAGGTGGTGCGAACGTGGTCGGCGCGCACGGCGctaacatttctgctgctccccTTCAGTCTTTAAATGCCTGGCTGACAAATACCTTCAACGACTCCGACAGCAAGCGGCCGAGACGGAGGTGGTCCACATGACCAGCAATAAAATCGGTGCGTTCCGGAGCGAGAAGCGACCCGCTCGTGTCATATTTACCTACGCTAAAGTGACGCGTTGctcatttctctttgttttcaaaGGCGTTTTTAATACCACGAGCAGCACCACGTGCAGCCAGAACTCCAGCAACGGCAAAGAGGTCATCACCCTGCGACCCAACAAACAGAGAACCAAGAAGAGCAAAAATCCTTTCGGGGGCTGCAGCCTTCTATAGATGTGACTGATTTCGGACCGTGGAGGCGTCTTGGTCGCGTTCTGTAGCCGTAGCAGAGGTCCGGGCCGCCGCCTCGCCCCGGTTCTTCGGTCCCACTCGGGTTTCCATCAGCGATCCGTCAGTGTTTGTCCCGTCTGTGGGTTAACGTGCATGCTCGTCGGGGCTGACGACCCGCTCCATCAGACTCAgaacctcctcctcacctttcaGCCGCGTTGTTGCGGCACGCACGAGCGTCCGGGCCATATTTTCCCGGTCCCACCGATCACGGCTGAATTGATATTTGTGGACAGAACATGATCAAACGATTTTGCCGTTCAGAAGTATTTTTGTACGAATCTCGTTAGTGTTGATTGACGTAATTAAGGCGTTGACATGGTGCCAAATAGAGATTTAACACAGAATTAGAGGACGTTCGACTCATAATCTCAACAGAAATATCTAATACAAATATCTGATTCAACACATCCAAATCTCCT
It includes:
- the rab23 gene encoding ras-related protein Rab-23 isoform X2; translation: MLEEDMEVAIKVVVVGNGAVGKSSMIQRYCKGIFTKDYKKTIGVDFLERQIAVNDEEVRLMLWDTAGQEEFDAITKAYYRGAQACVLVFSTTDRESFQAIDSWREKVEAEVGDVPTVLVQNKIDLLEETVIKSEEAEALAKRLKLRFYRASVKEDLNVNEVFKCLADKYLQRLRQQAAETEVVHMTSNKIGVFNTTSSTTCSQNSSNGKEVITLRPNKQRTKKSKNPFGGCSLL
- the rab23 gene encoding ras-related protein Rab-23 isoform X1; this encodes MLEEDMEVAIKVVVVGNGAVGKSSMIQRYCKGIFTKDYKKTIGVDFLERQIAVNDEEVRLMLWDTAGQEEFDAITKAYYRGSVDQLLSDIPGAQACVLVFSTTDRESFQAIDSWREKVEAEVGDVPTVLVQNKIDLLEETVIKSEEAEALAKRLKLRFYRASVKEDLNVNEVFKCLADKYLQRLRQQAAETEVVHMTSNKIGVFNTTSSTTCSQNSSNGKEVITLRPNKQRTKKSKNPFGGCSLL